TCGGCGGTGGAGGCGATGCCCGCGCGCTTGAAGGCGTCGAGGATTGCCTGGCGTGTATGCGGCAACACGTAGGTATTGTCCCTGCTCTCGGCGACCTTGGTGTCGAATTCGAGCGGCGCCGTGTGATGGCCCCATCCGAGGATGCGGGGAAGGTCGGCCAGCCGCTTGCCGTTGCGTTTGGCCCACGCGCTGGCAAATTTTTCCGACGCGAGGAAAAGCGCAACCGAGCCGTCGGTCACTTGCGAGCAATCGCTGACTTTGATGCGGCCGCCGATAACCTGGTTGAACTTGCTTTCGCGCTGCGCGTGACTCTCGCTCATGAACCAGTTGCGGGTCTGCGCGTTCGGATTGCGCTTGGCGTTGGAATAATTCACCGCCGAAATGTGCGCGAGGTGTTCATCCTTGAGGCCGTAGCGCTTGTCGTACTCGTCGCCGAGCCGGCCAAACAGTTTCGGAAACGGGAATTCGATTCCCTTGGCTTCGCGCTCATACCACGCCGCGGTGCCCAGGATGTCGCCGCCGGTGGTGGAATCGACCGTCTTCATTTGTTCGACGCCGACCACGCACGCCAGGTCGTAGCGCGCGGCCTCGATATCGGCCGACGCCGCGATCAAGGCGATCGAGCCCGACGCGCATGCCGCTTCATGACGGCTGGTCGGCAGCCCGGAGAAAGCGGGATCGATCTCGAGGAAAAATGCGCCGACATGGCCCTGCCTGGCGTACAACTCGGCGGCGAAGTTGCCGACGTGAGCAGTTTCAACTTCGCGCGGCTCGATCCGGGTAGCTTCGAGCGCGCCCAAAGTTGCCTCGCGCATCGCCGCCACGAAATGTTTTCCTTCTTTCGACCAGTTGCGGGCAAAGTCGGTTTGCGCTCCGCCCAATACGTACACCGGCGCTGGTTTCGTCATCGCGCGCTCCTATCGGTCATCGAATTGAATTATCCAACAAAGGTCCGGCCGTATTCGAGTATGCCGCCGGAGAACATTCTAGCACCGCGCGCCGCAGCTTGTTCGACGACCGCGGGGACCGTCAGTTTCAGCTTTTGCAGCATCGCCACCGTGTTCTTCGCGCCGAGCAAATCGACGATCGCGGTGGGCGGCGCCCAGTTGAAGCCGTACGACATGATCGTGTCCACGTCGGCCGAACTCGCGGCCACTTCGCCCACGCGGTTCAGCGCGTAGCTGACGTAGCCGAGCACGACGCGGCGGCATAGGTCGGCCTCCGCCCCCTTGGCTTCGGCAAGGACCTTCAACGCCTCGCCGTAGCGGCCCACGTGATGCAACCGTTTCATCTTTTCGACGAATTCGATCGGCGCGGGTTTCTGGTAGTTCTCGTGCCCGCCGGTTTTCGGATCGAGCACGAACACTTGCTTGCCCGCGCGGCGGTAGAAGCCGCCACGCTCGGGCGTCTTGTCGCCCAAGCATCCCTTGTGAAGCGCGGCATTCATATACGCGGGCATTGCGAAGGACTCGTGCGCCTCGTCCTCGCAGTTGGCATGGACGTTGTTGACGATCGCCTTGTGCACGTCCCATCCGACCAGATCGATGGTCGCCAGCGGCGCCATCGCGCGCCCGGTATGCGGTCCGATCAAATAGTCTATAAACGCGACGCCGTGTTCGGCGGCCAGTTGTGCCGTTTCGTTCAGCACCTTGAAGCCGACCCGATTGCCGACGAACGCCGGCATATCTTTGCTGACGATCACCTTGCGGCCCAGCCGTTTCGT
This region of Candidatus Binatus sp. genomic DNA includes:
- a CDS encoding 3-hydroxyacyl-CoA dehydrogenase family protein, encoding MANINQVVIIGANGTMGAGAGCVLAGAGYSVTLLARTCEKAALGFADAQNDARAEAIAERLSVGAYDSDLSRTVGEAAIVFESLAEDLPLKRQFFELIDNSRRPDTIVASGSSGLSVAEMARGRSASFRRNFLGVHLFNPPQVIVGTEVIPGPDTDPAVVKRVVGMLTKRLGRKVIVSKDMPAFVGNRVGFKVLNETAQLAAEHGVAFIDYLIGPHTGRAMAPLATIDLVGWDVHKAIVNNVHANCEDEAHESFAMPAYMNAALHKGCLGDKTPERGGFYRRAGKQVFVLDPKTGGHENYQKPAPIEFVEKMKRLHHVGRYGEALKVLAEAKGAEADLCRRVVLGYVSYALNRVGEVAASSADVDTIMSYGFNWAPPTAIVDLLGAKNTVAMLQKLKLTVPAVVEQAAARGARMFSGGILEYGRTFVG
- a CDS encoding acetyl-CoA acetyltransferase, which translates into the protein MTKPAPVYVLGGAQTDFARNWSKEGKHFVAAMREATLGALEATRIEPREVETAHVGNFAAELYARQGHVGAFFLEIDPAFSGLPTSRHEAACASGSIALIAASADIEAARYDLACVVGVEQMKTVDSTTGGDILGTAAWYEREAKGIEFPFPKLFGRLGDEYDKRYGLKDEHLAHISAVNYSNAKRNPNAQTRNWFMSESHAQRESKFNQVIGGRIKVSDCSQVTDGSVALFLASEKFASAWAKRNGKRLADLPRILGWGHHTAPLEFDTKVAESRDNTYVLPHTRQAILDAFKRAGIASTAELSGIETHDCFTTSEYMAIDHFGITKPGESWKAIEEGVIELGGKLPINPSGGLIGAGHPVGATGVRQMLDCYRQITDSAGDYQVEGAKKFAMLNLGGSATTSCVFIVGK